The following proteins come from a genomic window of Nicotiana tomentosiformis chromosome 12, ASM39032v3, whole genome shotgun sequence:
- the LOC138902422 gene encoding uncharacterized protein — protein MKGVMRFGKKGKLSPRYIGPFEILEWVGEVEYILALLPSLAAVHPVFHVSMLWKYHSDPSHVLDFVLLQLDKDLSYVEEPVAILDKQVRNFRAKNIDLVKVQ, from the coding sequence atgaagggtgttatgaggttcgggaagaagggaaagttgagccctaggtatattggaccttttgagattcttgagtggGTTGGAGAGGTGGAGTACATTCTAGCACTActacctagtctagctgcagttcatccagtattccatgtttcgatgctctggaagtatcacagtgatccatctcatgtgttagacttcgtCTTAttgcagttggacaaggatttgtcttatgttgaggagccggttgcCATTTTGGACAAGCAGGTTCGAAATTTTAGGGCGAAGAACATTGATTtagtgaaggttcagtag